In Fragaria vesca subsp. vesca linkage group LG1, FraVesHawaii_1.0, whole genome shotgun sequence, the sequence TATACGACTAAAGCTGTGTGACCTTGAATTGTCTAAAGCTGTGCCATTAGAAACTGCGTATAGCGCGACCCATTCAAAACAAGATGTATGTTTTCACTTAACCAGTTAACCTATTGAGCACACAGCAAGAGAGCATAGCAGTTCAGAACAGCTAATATATATATTGTCATTAGTGAACACTAGTAATCTCTTTGAAACTGCTTAGTTTGATTAGGACAGAGCGTCAAGTTAATAAACTGGTTCGATTTTGGAGTAAACAAACTGGTTATTAGGCATTGTACGTGTGTATTGCAGAGTCAGTTGGCGGAAATGGATAAGAACACAATATATATAGTAAAGAAGTTGGTGCTTATCTTCAAAGGCCAATTTTTTATGTGTAACATCTTGAAGCTTCCCTCGAATCATACTTATCTGGTCCTTTTTGGCAATGAGCTATGACTATGACATATGAATATGAACTATGAAAAAATACATTGATACAACACTGGATCTGTCCTGATCTAATAACAGCTCTCAGTTCTCACTTCGATTTGGCTTTGAGGAGATGAAGACCTGGTGATCATCATATAGAACAAAGAAACATGGTACAATTAAACTATGGAACATTCCCACTTCTACAATTAATATCCATTACATACTTGATCTAGTTCAAATCACTAAAAATGATAATAACAATTACTCTAAATCCATACCAGATCTTCATCAGTCTTGGGAATCCAGTCATTGGTTGCAGGGTTGCTTCTGAAACCAGCCCGCACTATACCATTTGAACCGCCGTGAATTCCAGTCAACTGAATATCATTGCTTCCCTCTTCTTCCCTCTCCACCCTTATAAACCCAGTTCCAGTCTGTTCAAATCATGATAAAAATTCAGACTCGGATCAACCCTTTATAAATCATAATCAAACCTCACTAGAAACCACTACATATATTTATTCAGGTAAAAGAAAGAAAGCGAGTCATGAATAAGAACATATATATACCATGTGATGCTGTTTGTCAATGGAATTCAGCTCCTTGTAATATTGGGTATCCACAAACTCATCTTGTACCAAGCTGTTAGCTCCCTCATCTGAGATTATGACCTGTAAGATCAAAACTCCATTAACTACAGAATCTGAAAAGAAGAAAACGACGAGTCGGATATAGGTTACTTACATGGGACTGAGACTGAAGAGTACGAAGCTTGTGAAGCTCAGGAATGTTGGGTTGGTCAACGATGGAGAGAGCTGGAGTTGGG encodes:
- the LOC101304806 gene encoding uncharacterized protein LOC101304806; the encoded protein is MVGQSTVTKPSRSDHVLDADEQLRISTQIKAQFESAAPKRPMKPNRSEPDSPTPALSIVDQPNIPELHKLRTLQSQSHVIISDEGANSLVQDEFVDTQYYKELNSIDKQHHMTGTGFIRVEREEEGSNDIQLTGIHGGSNGIVRAGFRSNPATNDWIPKTDEDLVFISSKPNRSEN